The Streptomyces collinus DNA segment AAGCGGGGGGAAGCAGTGTGTCTGGATTCGGCAATGCCGCCGGGTGATCATTCACGTTCTTCGGTGATGAATCCTCGGCTCACCACTTGATGCGCAGAGTCGGGTATTCCGCTGCCGCGGCAGCATTCAATGACGTGTATTGACCGCGGCTCGACCACCGTCCAGGACGGGCGCTCTGTGGTGTCCTCCCCAAGCCAATTCTGTCGTGCACCGGAAGACTAGGGGATCTTCGTGCGCATACGCACCATGCTGACCATTGCGGCTATCGGGTCGGTGACACTGACCGGCGTCACCGTCGCTCCATCCATGGCTGCCGACGAACCGGGCGCGGGGCCCGGGATCGTGTCGGACGTCCTCACGCCCGAGGAAGAGGCAAAGGTTCACGCCTCGGTGGACCCCGCCGACAAGGTCGACATGTACTACAAGGGCGAGAAGGTCGACCCGGCGTCCGACTGGAACGGCGCGGACATCTGCGCCGAGGTGTCGGAGGACGGCACGATGCAGTGCTTCGACAGCGACACCGAGGCCAACAAGTTCCTGGCTGCCCACGCGCCCACGGCGGAGGCCCGGTCCGGAGCGAAGCGGGCGCTGGCGGCCAAGCCGGCGGCGACGCAGAACGTGACCATGGTGGCCCCGAAGGAAGCGGCCATCCAGAGGTACCAGGACTGCCCCAGCAGCTACGTCTGCCTCTGGCAGAACTCGAACTATTCCGGCAGGCGCCTGCAGTGGCCCACCTACGACACGGCCAGGACTCGTCACCTCGACCAGTACTCGCCGTCGTTCCGGGACAAGGCCTCGTCCGCCTTCATCAACCGACCGCAGCGGGGAGTCGAACTGTACGACTTCCGGAGCGGGCTTCCTGACCCCCACCTGTTCCTGGGAGCCGGATACAGCCTGTATTCCAATTTCACCAACATCGACTACACCTACGGTGGCAGCTGGAACGACAAGGCTGACGCCATCAAGTTCTGATTCAGGCACGTTCTGATTCAGTCAACTCGCCAGTGCCGGCACCCCTTTCCAGGGGTGCCGGTACTCTGACATTCGCATCCAGCCCAAGCATGCGACGGAGACCTCTGTGAAACGCACCCCCCACACCGCTGCCGTTCTCACGCTCGGCGCTGTCTTGATCGCCGGAACTGCCGCCTGCAGCACCGACAGTGCCGCGGAGCCCGACAAGATCGGCGTCGTGGAAAAGCTTCCCGCTGATCCGAATGAGGCGAAGTCGAAGGAGAACGCCAAGGAGTTCCGCTCCTGGGTCGAAGCGCATGGAACCGCGCAGGAGAAGGAAGCGGTCGGGCGGGTGCAGCGCATCATCGGAGAGTGGAACGAGAAGACGGGCAACGCCTACCTCTCGACCGACATCGAGGGCGGGAAGACCCAGGTGGAGGACCCGCAAGCGGCTGCGACCGCGATCGTGAAGGCGTTCGGCGAGTGGAAGGACTCGGACCAGGGGTATGCCTCGGTCTATGACGTCTTCGGCAACGCAATGATCACTAATCACAAGTTCTGAGCGAAGCGCCGACCCGCCTCCGGCTGAGCCCGGAGCGTACGGAAGCGGTCCGCACCGCCGCCCGCCTTCGGACGGTGGGGCTCGCCGGCTTCCGCAAGCTCGCCCCGTGAACGCCGACGCCCCCTGCCCGATGACTCGGAACAGGGGGCGTCGCCATGTGCGAACGAACCGCGAGAACGGCCTACTTCACCGGCTCCGGCTCCGGCGCGTTC contains these protein-coding regions:
- a CDS encoding peptidase inhibitor family I36 protein; amino-acid sequence: MAADEPGAGPGIVSDVLTPEEEAKVHASVDPADKVDMYYKGEKVDPASDWNGADICAEVSEDGTMQCFDSDTEANKFLAAHAPTAEARSGAKRALAAKPAATQNVTMVAPKEAAIQRYQDCPSSYVCLWQNSNYSGRRLQWPTYDTARTRHLDQYSPSFRDKASSAFINRPQRGVELYDFRSGLPDPHLFLGAGYSLYSNFTNIDYTYGGSWNDKADAIKF